From the Paraflavitalea soli genome, the window GCGAAGAAGCCGTTATGAAACACTACCTCACCATTTGTGAAATGGTTGATGGCGATATCAGTGCTGAAGTTATTTCTACCGAGTTCAAAGACATCATAGAAGAAGGAAAGAAACTGGCCGCTATTCACCCCAACATTATCGTGAAAGTGCCCATGATCAAAGATGGTATCAAAGCCATCAAATACTTCTCCGACAATGGCATCAAAACAAATTGTACCCTGGTATTCTCTGCTGGTCAGGCTATCCTGGCTGCCAAAGCAGGCGCTACCTACCTTTCTCCCTTCATCGGCCGTGTTGATGACAGCAATTGGGATGGTATTCAACTCATTGAGCAGATCTCTCATATCTATAACCTGCAAGGGTATAAAACAGAGATCCTGGCCGCTTCTATCCGCAGCGCCCTCCACATTGTAAAATGTGCTGAAGCCGGTGCAGATGTAATTACCAGCCCCCTGGAGCCCATCTTAGGATTACTGAAACATCCGTTGACCGATATTGGCCTGGCCAAGTTCCTGGAAGATGCGAAGAAAACCTATGCTCCCGCACTGGCAGGCGCCAAGTAAGCGACTGAAAAATAATTGATTATGAAGGGTGTCTCTTATGAGACACCTTTTTTAATGGTCATACCACCAGATCTTTCATTTCCCATCAGATAGCCGAAAGGGGATAAGATGCCCGTCCTTTTCGCCGGGGATCAGCCGTAGATATGCCGTGGATATAGGATAGATTCGCCTACTTTTAGCCCCGGCGGTTAAAAGCCAGTTCCAGCCCAGTCCCAAGCCAGTAGCAAGCCAATAGTAAGAAAACATGCCTCAAATGCAGGCTGGACGCGGAAATGTCCATTTAGGCACATTGTGAAGTAGGTATATGTTGTTGAAGATCATTGACATATGAAGGAATAAAATGCTTCCTTGTTATTCCGGATCTCACTTTTGTTATCGGATCTCACTTTTTGTTTCGACCGCAGGGAGAAATCCGCTATCGAAGCAAACGTATTCACGATTGCCGACTGCCGATTGCCGCCGATTCACGATTGCCGATTCACGCCTCCCGCCTCAGCTCCCTTTTCGTCCCCGCCGTCGGCCGCCCGGGCTACCCGGTAATACCTCCTCCATCGTTTTCAGCCGTTCCAGCGTATCCACCGTTTTCATATAGATCGTTATTTCCTTCCATACCTTGGGATTGCTCTTCAGGGCCGCTTTAACGGCAACTGTAGCCCCTTTAAACGAGGTATCAACAATCAGGCTATTGCCATCAAACCTGCCGGCAGAAGCCGTAAAATTCAATTCCCGGGCCGTAAGCGGTTGCCAGCGGCCATCCGTCAGTTTCCCGTCCACATTGATATAATTGTGCACCCCTTTCTTCAGACTGTCTGTGTACAGGTGAAAGTAAATACTGTCTACCTGTTGCCCCTGCGCTGCACGGCCACTCAATACCAGTACCCCAAATATGATGTAAAAGAATAATTTCAAGTGTAAAGCTTTGCTTGTTTTCAAGACACGGAATATCCCTGAACAGTTGTATTTCTGCCTTGTTAAATATAGCAAGTTTCAGGTTGAACAGGCGGGTAAATACAGGCAATTTGCATACACTAATAAAAATTACCATGCTATCAGAAAAAATATTAAATTTTGAGCCAGTGGCTACCAATGCTTACCAATACCAGCAAATAGCAACGGCAATCGATTACCTGTATGTAAATTTCCGTAACCAGCCCAGCCTCGAAGAAGTGGCTGCCCAGGTCAATATGAGCGCTTTTCATTTTCAGCGCATGTTTACCGAATGGGCAGGTATCAGCCCCAAAAGGTTTTTACAATTCCTCACCACCGATTACCTGAAACACCGCATTACCGGGTTCGACAACCTGCTCGATGCCGCAGATGCCGCCGGCTTGTCAAGCCAGTCACGCGTATACGACCTGTTTGTAAACCTCGAAGCCGTAACACCCCAGGAATACAAAGAGAAGGGTAGTGGCATCCTGATCGAATATGGATTCCATGCCACTCCGTTCGGCGAATGTATCATCGGCGTTACAGGACGCGGTATCTGTCATTTGTCATTCCTGCAGGAAGACAACCGGAGCACAGCCATTGAAGAACTGGAAAGCGCCTGGGGCAACGCTTCTGTGCGCGAGAACAGCCGGAATACCGAAGTAATGGCCAATGCCATTTTTCACCGTAAGCCAGGCGCCCAGGAAAAACTAAGCGTACTGGTAAAGGGAACCAACTTCCAGGTGAAGGTTTGGAACGCTTTGCTGGAAGTGCCTTATGGAACAGTGAGCACCTATCAGTCCCTCGCCCGGCATATTGAAGAACCCAAGGCATTGCAGGCGGTGGGAACCGCCGTAGGTGCCAATCCTATTGCCTACCTCATACCCTGCCACCGGATCATCCGCAAGAACCTGATCATCGGTGAATACCATTGGGGTACCGAACGCAAGAAAGCCATGCTCGGTTGGGAAATGGCGAAGACTGCTATCTAAAGCATCATCGGAGCTCATTCGCCAGCCTTCCCGGCGCACGCATGTCGGGATGACGGCTATTTCAAAGCCTCCGGCTTTGCACCATTGCTTGTCAGGCGTGTATGGTGCCCCATCGGGGCACCCGCTTTGTAGCAAACATCGTATCGAGAGTTTTTTGTGCCCCTTTAGGGGCTACCCGCTTAACGCTTCAATCAAAATACGCCGCTGAACCCCGTTCCCCTGCCAGCTTGTACAACAATTCAATCTGTGAACGAAGGATGCGGTCTTCCGACAACTCCGGCAACTGATCAACCGGAAAGAAGCCCACATCCAGGATATCAAACCCCTTTTGCAGCCGCAGTTCCCCCGTCACTTCACACAGCAACCCAAATTTGTACACATAAAATGCCTGCGGCGGGTGCGGATGACAGCGTTTATCAAAAACGGCCAACAGCCGGGTGGCCTTTACTTCCAGGCCTGTTTCCTCCCGGAATTCTTTTTCTATCACTTGCGAGGGCGATAGGCCGATATCCGCCCAGCCGCCGGGCAAGGTCCATTTGCCATCAGCCATTTCCCGGGCCAGCAGTATTTCCCCCGCTTCATTGAGCAGCAGGCCGCGCACATCCACTTTGGGCGTAGGATAATCTTTATTCGGCGCATAAAAGTTCCTGATCACTTCCACAGGCTGGCCGATCAATGTGCTGGTCAACTCATGACTGATCTCCAATAACTCCGCATACCGTTCCCGGTCGTAATCATTGGTATTGTATACCAGTCCTGTATCGGCAATTGATTTGATGCGTTTGGCGAGGTTCAGAATAGCGTCCGTCACAATAAGATGTTGAAGTAATAGGGTATTATATAATAGATGCGACAAAAGTAGTATTTACTAATATAACCAACTTTATTATAGGACTTTATGGCATATTGTGTTTTAAACCCTGCTTTAACTGTAAGACTTATTCACTGTGCAATGCCATTTTATCCACAAGTTGCCGGGGATATCCACATGGTGCAGTGTTTGTGTATAATTCCATGTGGGTAATCCTGTGGGTAACTATTGGCCTATGTATTTTGTACCCCTATTCTTCTATATTTGCTGTCCTTAAAAATTAAGACACTGTGCGATTAAAGAGCTTAGAAATTAAAGGTTTTAAAAGTTTTGCCGACAAGACCGTACTGAACTTCGATGAAGGTATTACCGGCGTTATCGGACCCAATGGTTGCGGTAAAAGTAATATCATCGACAGTATCCGGTGGGTAATCGGCGAACAGAAGATCAGTCACCTGCGTAGTGAAAACCTGGAAAGCCTGGTGTTCAACGGTTCAAAAACACGTTCCGCCAGCGGCCTGGCCGAGGTGAGCCTCACCTTTGAAAATACCCGGAACCTGCTCCCTACAGAGTTCAATACCGTTACTGTTACCAGGAAGTTCTATAAAAGCGGCGAAAGCGAATACCGCCTCAATGATGTACAGTGCCGCCTGAAAGATATCCAGAACCTCTTTATGGATACCGGTGTGAGTACCGACAGCTATGCCATTATTGAGTTGGGTATGGTGGATGAGATCATCAAGGACAAGGAAAATAGCCGTCGCCGCATGCTCGAGCAGGCTGCCGGTATCACCATTTATAAAACCCGCAAGAAGGAAGCCAAGCAAAAGCTGGATGCCACCGAACAGGATCTTGCCCGTATTGAAGACCTGCTGTTCGAGATCAACAACCAGTTGAAGAGCCTCGAAAACCAGGCGAAGAAAGCAGAGAAGTATTACGAGATCAAAAAAGAATACCGGGAAGTAAGCATTGAACTGGCCAAGGCCTCCCTGGAAGGATTCAACCACACCTGGCGCGACCTGAATGCCCAGTCTGAGGCTGAAATCGATAAGAAGATCAGGTTGGAAGCTGAAATAGCCAATGAAGAAGCCGTAATAGAACAGGAGAAAGTAGGCTTCATTGAAAAAGAACGCGCCCTGCAAAGCATGCAGCATGAGTTCAACGACCTGTTACAAACCTTACGCACCAAAGAGAATGATAAGAACCTCGCTTCCCAAAGACTGAACTTCCTGAAAGAAAAGGAAAACAGTCTGCAGGAGTTCCTCAACAAAAGTGAAGGACAACTCAAGGGAATCGAAGAAGGCATTGAATTCACCCAACTGCAGGTAGGAGAGGAAGCTGGTAAACTGGAAAGCCTGCAACAGCAGCTGGAAGACCTGAAAGAAGCTACAGAAGAAAGACGCAAAGTGTTTGATGAGAAGCGTTCACATGTAGACAGCCTGCGTAGCGAGAACCTCAACATGCAGCGCAACCAGTTTGAGGCAGAGAAGAAAGTAGCCATCGCCGATAACTCTATCCGCAACCTCGAGCAAAGCATTGCCCGGCTGGAAGAAGAGCAGGAAGTACGTACCAGCCAGCTCAAACAATTGGAAGAAGAGCACATCACCAAAGAAGAAGAACTCGAAAGCCGCCAGCGTGATCTCCGGCAACTCCAGGAACAGCACGAGCGCACGAAAGAACAAATACTGGAAGCGCAGGGCGAAATGGAAAGACTCCGTCAGGAACTGGCCGGGGAAAGCCGTAAGCTGGATGCCAAAAAAAATGAGTACGACCTGCTGAAAAGCCTCATCGACTCAATGGAAGGCTATCCCGAAAGTGTGAAGTTCCTCCATAAGAACCCCAACTGGAATCATACAGCGCCTATTCTGTCAGATATTATATATGTAAAGGAAGAGTTCCGTGCTGCCGTGGAAAACGTGCTGGAACCCTACCTCAACTATTACGTGGTGAATGACCTGCAGGAAGGTTTGCAGGCAGTACACCTCCTCGACGCCAACAAAAAAGGAAAGGCCAACTTTTTCCTGTTGGATAAGCTCAACGGCAATGTAGAACCCGCTGCCCATCAGCCCGAAGGCTCCATCCCTGCCATGCAGGTGATAGAAGTAGACCCCCAATACCGTCAACTGGCAGAACACTTGCTGGGACAGGTTTTCATTGCCGAAAATGAAGATGCCCTTGCCAACAGCAATGGTTCCATCGTATTGGAGAAACACGGTAAATACGTAAAAGGAAAATATTCACTGACCGGTGGTAGCGTTGGGATATTTGAGGGTAAGAAGATCGGTCGTGCCAAGAACCTCGAAAAGCTGTATGAGCAGATACAGGTGCAGGAGCGCATTGTAAATGAGCTCAAGGCAGCCATCCAGGAGAAGCACAACGAAGTGGTCAGCTACAACGAGCAACTGAAGGAAACTGCCATCAAGCAGGCTCAGGAAGATATCAACCGTCTTACCAACCTCGTGTTCTCTTTGCAAAATAAGATCGAGAACCTGCATGGCATGAAGAGCACTTCACAAAACAGGTTGGAGGAATTGCAGATCAACCTGGAAAATACCACGGCCTCTATCTCCGGTACCCGCGAAGAATGGCAACAACTGGTAGCCCAGCTCAACGAAGTGCGGGAGAAACTGCAGGCTGCCGAAGGCGATTACAAATCTGCCGAGAGCCAATACCACAGCGCATTGGCCAGCTACAATGAATTCAACCTGCAGGTTACCCGTCAGCAAAGTAAGATCACCGCCCTGACACAGGAGCTGGAATTCAAACGCAACCAGCTTACTGGTCTCCGCACCCAGATAGAAACCAATGCCTCCCAGTTGAAACAAACAGTGGAGAACATTACTGAAAGTGCCGAAACATTGGAAGCTGCTGAAAATGGTTTGGTAGACCTGATGCGCAAGAAAGAAGAAGCCGAAAAGGTATTGAACGAAACTGACCAGGCTTATTATAACCTGCGCAATACACTCAACGAGAAGGAAAGCGAACTTCGCCATAAGACCAAAGAGCGCGAAATGCTCGAGCACCTCCTTACCGAGATCAAAGACAGGCTCAACGAACTGAAACTGCAGTTGGCCGGTATGAAAGAAAGGCTCAATGTGGAGTTCCGCATCAACCTCGATGACATCATCGACCAGCCAAGGACCGGTGAAGTGCCAACAGAAGAATTGCAGGAAAAGAGCGACCGGATGAAGAAGCGCCTGGAGAACCTGGGTGAGGTAAACCCCACCGCCATTGAGGCCTTCCAGGAAATGAAAAAAAGATATGAGTTCATCCTCGAACAGAAGAATGACCTGGTTACTGCCAAGGATAGCCTGCTCCAGACTATCCAGGAAGTGGAAGCTACCGCCAATCAGCAGTTCCTCGACACCTTCAACCGCGTGCGCGATAACTTCCAGAAGGTATTTAAAGCCCTCTTTACAGAAGATGATACCGCAGATATGGTGTTGGAGAATCCGGAGAACCTGGCCGAAACCAGCATCGATATCATTGCCAAGCCCAAGGGTAAACGGCCTTCATCCATTACCCAGTTGAGTGGTGGAGAAAAGACCCTCACCGCTACCGCCCTGCTGTTTGCGATTTACCTCATCAAGCCGGCGCCATTCTGTATCCTCGATGAGGTGGACGCCCCACTTGATGATGCCAACGTAGGTAAGTTCACCAACATGATCCGTAAGTTCAGCGAAGAAAGCCAGTTCATCATTGTTACCCACAACAAGATGACCATGAGCTCAGTGGATGTTATTTACGGTGTCACCATGCAGGAGCCCGGTGTAAGTAAACTGGTACCCGTGGATTTCCGCAGCCTCAATTAAGTCATCAGTCATTAGGAAAAATAAAAGATCCCGCTCTTGAGCGGGATCTTTGTTTATAGACTTGATGGAGTTTCCATTAATGGCCGCCTTTTCCTTTGCCGCCACCTTGTGGATTCATGGCGCCCAAGTCACGGTCAAAAAGGTACATACCACCTTTATCTTCCCCGATAAGTTTTAGTTTGTCCAGGATCTGGCGGGCCAGACTTTCTTCTTCGATCTGCTCTGTCACATACCATTGCAGGAAGTTGTGTGTGGTATAGTCTTTCTCCTGTATGCAAAGCTCTACCAGCGCATTGATCTCGTTCGATACTTTTATTTCATGAGAGTGAACGATCTCAAAGATCTCCTGGATATTCTTAAAGTCAGTTTGGGGCGCGGCAAAGGGAGGTACGATAGCGTGCCCGCCACGATCATTGATGTAGTGGAACAACTTCAGCATATGCGTACGCTCTTCATCAGAATGGTGGTACAGGAACTGCGCTACACCATTGTACCCTTTTACTTCTGCCCAGGAGCCCATAGCCAGGTAATACATGGAAGAAAAGCCTTCCAGGTCGATCTGCTTGTTGAGGGCTGCGTCTATTTTACTCGATATCATACGTTGATAGTTTTGTAATTGAATATACGAATTTATAATTTTGACACTTTATAACTGGTAGTAAAATTAACCCATTATGCGCACCATCATCCTGTTATTGCTGTCAAACATATTTATGACCATCGCCTGGTACGGTCATTTAAAACAGCAACACCTGCCCTTGTGGAAGGCTATTCTGCTAAGCTGGGGGATCGCATTCTTTGAGTATTGCCTGATGGTGCCTGCCAACCGCTGGGGTTTTTCCAATGGCTTCAATGGTTTTCAGCTCAAAATGACACAGGAAGTGATTACCCTCATTGTATTTACAGTCTTTGCTGTTGTCTACCTCAAAGAACCCTTTCACTGGAAATACCTGGTCAGTTTCTGTTTCCTGATTGGCGCTGTTTATTTCATGTTTAAGAAGTAGGTTACCACACTAGTTTCCCGATCCGTCCCTTGCCCCCTGCTAAATACACTGCTTTCCCTTTCTTAGCTTTCTGGCATACATGATACCCATCCGGGGAGATCAGCTTCCAGTTATTACCACCGTCTATTGAAATATCAACCCCGGGAACGCCGCAAGTGATCAGTTGCTCAGGCGTGATATAGGCTACACAACTACGGTAGGCACGTGGACCTGTAACCGGCGCATGCCAGGTTTTCATACCATCTGTCGAAAGCAGGCAGTTCCCTGTAGTATCAGGCTGGTTATCATAATCGCCGGCTACAATAACCGCATGATTGCCGTTGATCGCGATCGAATTGGGCCCTGTCATTTCACGCCCCTGGATAATGTCCAGCGTAACAGTGCGCTGCGGATCAAGCAGCCTGGCCACCTTGCCGCCCGATACGATCGTGAAAAGCCCGTTTTTTTGATACCGGATATTGGTACCACTGGCGGCGAAGAATCCTTCCCCTTCCATGGCAGGCAGGGTAGTGGCAGTGAACTTTTTCCAGCTGCTGCCACCGTCATCTGTGGTGGCTAAATATACCTTTCCGTCAATGGGATCGCCTACTACGATGCCCCTTTTGTTGTCTATAAAATCCATGGCGTCGAGGAACATGCCTTTGGTGGTATCTGTAAATACCGTTTTCCAGGTTTTGCCCCCATCCGTTGTTTTAAGGATATTGGCTGGTTCTGCGATGGCTATGATAACGGCTGTCTTTTCATCAAAAGCTTCGATATCCCGGAAATCCCGCTGTTCATAACCCGGCACCGTTGTCCATATCCAGGTCTTCCCTCCGTCCATCGAACGGCCCACCTTGCCCTTGCTGCCACTTACCCATATTACCGCGTCATTCACCACACTAAGCCCTCTAAGGCTCGTTTCCGTGCCGCTGGTGAGCAATTCGATATGTTGCGCCTGCACGGTTGTTCCGGAAAAGAGGCAGGATAGCAGAAACAGTACACTGATGGATTTAGTAATCATAGATGGGAAGATAAGCAAAAATCAAAAAGCCATCGCTCCGTAGAAGTGATGGCTTTTTGAATGTCTTAATCTTTCAGTCGATCGAAGGTAAACTCATTTCAAAGGTATTGGATGTCCTGGCACGATCTGTTTTTGGCGGCTGGGTTTTCAGGATATCGACTGGGTTTTCACATACTATCGGATCTTGATCTTTTCAGGTATTGGATATTACTATTGGTCTTTCAGGATTTTTCTAAGAAACCTTTTGCTACTATCAGGATCACAGGATAAAAACCCGCAGGTTTCTGGTAGAGAATTTTGAACAGGATCTTCAGATGATATTGGATGCCGGATATTGGTGGCGGTATTTCTGTGGGGATATTGGATCAACTAATTCAAAGATAACGTCTGAACATTTATTGACATAGCGCAAATATGCCCTGTTTTTTGGCTTCAGTTATTCCCCTGCGTATCGTAAAAGTTACTATCAGATATAGAGATATTACCTTTAATTATATAGTGTTTTTGCGAAAAACAACCTATTTGTGGGTAGAAACACTCGCTATTTATTCGTATTTATACGGTTTTTGCCCGGCTGGTCCCGGAAATATACTTTAGCAGGTAGGGGCCCCTGTTCCGCACGGAAAGCGCAGGCGGGCATGGATTTTATAGCGCTCAAAGCCCTTTACAGGCCCTTCTGAATGCAAAGAGGCAGCCCTGAAGGGAAGCACCTCTTTCGTATGTCAACCCGTTTAAAGCGTTCTAAAAGCCTTTTTTGGCAGCCTTTAGTTTAGGCAAAATGAAGTTATCAAGCGGACTTTTCTCCGCCACCAGCTTTTCAATATCGCTGATCTTACGGGGAGCCGCCCAGGAAAGCAATTCATAGTCCTTTTCTTTGATCAGCACATCATCTTCGATCCGTACCGCGATCGCCCACCATTTTTTATCACAGGGACTATTCTCCGGGATATAAATGCCTGGCTCAATAGTGATCACCATATTCTTCTTCAGCTTGGACGAAGCGCTCCGGTCGTGTACATCCAGTCCAATATGATGGCCCAGCCCATGCGGATAGTATTTATTCGCCTCTTCTTTCTTGCTGATAATACCCAGCTTTATTAAACCTTCTGCAATGATGTTCCTGGATACCTTGTCCAGCTCCTGCCAGGTAGTACCTTCCTTGCAA encodes:
- a CDS encoding ferritin, whose product is MISSKIDAALNKQIDLEGFSSMYYLAMGSWAEVKGYNGVAQFLYHHSDEERTHMLKLFHYINDRGGHAIVPPFAAPQTDFKNIQEIFEIVHSHEIKVSNEINALVELCIQEKDYTTHNFLQWYVTEQIEEESLARQILDKLKLIGEDKGGMYLFDRDLGAMNPQGGGKGKGGH
- a CDS encoding DMT family protein → MRTIILLLLSNIFMTIAWYGHLKQQHLPLWKAILLSWGIAFFEYCLMVPANRWGFSNGFNGFQLKMTQEVITLIVFTVFAVVYLKEPFHWKYLVSFCFLIGAVYFMFKK
- the smc gene encoding chromosome segregation protein SMC; the encoded protein is MRLKSLEIKGFKSFADKTVLNFDEGITGVIGPNGCGKSNIIDSIRWVIGEQKISHLRSENLESLVFNGSKTRSASGLAEVSLTFENTRNLLPTEFNTVTVTRKFYKSGESEYRLNDVQCRLKDIQNLFMDTGVSTDSYAIIELGMVDEIIKDKENSRRRMLEQAAGITIYKTRKKEAKQKLDATEQDLARIEDLLFEINNQLKSLENQAKKAEKYYEIKKEYREVSIELAKASLEGFNHTWRDLNAQSEAEIDKKIRLEAEIANEEAVIEQEKVGFIEKERALQSMQHEFNDLLQTLRTKENDKNLASQRLNFLKEKENSLQEFLNKSEGQLKGIEEGIEFTQLQVGEEAGKLESLQQQLEDLKEATEERRKVFDEKRSHVDSLRSENLNMQRNQFEAEKKVAIADNSIRNLEQSIARLEEEQEVRTSQLKQLEEEHITKEEELESRQRDLRQLQEQHERTKEQILEAQGEMERLRQELAGESRKLDAKKNEYDLLKSLIDSMEGYPESVKFLHKNPNWNHTAPILSDIIYVKEEFRAAVENVLEPYLNYYVVNDLQEGLQAVHLLDANKKGKANFFLLDKLNGNVEPAAHQPEGSIPAMQVIEVDPQYRQLAEHLLGQVFIAENEDALANSNGSIVLEKHGKYVKGKYSLTGGSVGIFEGKKIGRAKNLEKLYEQIQVQERIVNELKAAIQEKHNEVVSYNEQLKETAIKQAQEDINRLTNLVFSLQNKIENLHGMKSTSQNRLEELQINLENTTASISGTREEWQQLVAQLNEVREKLQAAEGDYKSAESQYHSALASYNEFNLQVTRQQSKITALTQELEFKRNQLTGLRTQIETNASQLKQTVENITESAETLEAAENGLVDLMRKKEEAEKVLNETDQAYYNLRNTLNEKESELRHKTKEREMLEHLLTEIKDRLNELKLQLAGMKERLNVEFRINLDDIIDQPRTGEVPTEELQEKSDRMKKRLENLGEVNPTAIEAFQEMKKRYEFILEQKNDLVTAKDSLLQTIQEVEATANQQFLDTFNRVRDNFQKVFKALFTEDDTADMVLENPENLAETSIDIIAKPKGKRPSSITQLSGGEKTLTATALLFAIYLIKPAPFCILDEVDAPLDDANVGKFTNMIRKFSEESQFIIVTHNKMTMSSVDVIYGVTMQEPGVSKLVPVDFRSLN
- the fsa gene encoding fructose-6-phosphate aldolase is translated as MKFFIDTANLAQIKEAHELGILDGVTTNPSLMAKEGIKGEEAVMKHYLTICEMVDGDISAEVISTEFKDIIEEGKKLAAIHPNIIVKVPMIKDGIKAIKYFSDNGIKTNCTLVFSAGQAILAAKAGATYLSPFIGRVDDSNWDGIQLIEQISHIYNLQGYKTEILAASIRSALHIVKCAEAGADVITSPLEPILGLLKHPLTDIGLAKFLEDAKKTYAPALAGAK
- a CDS encoding methylated-DNA--[protein]-cysteine S-methyltransferase; amino-acid sequence: MLSEKILNFEPVATNAYQYQQIATAIDYLYVNFRNQPSLEEVAAQVNMSAFHFQRMFTEWAGISPKRFLQFLTTDYLKHRITGFDNLLDAADAAGLSSQSRVYDLFVNLEAVTPQEYKEKGSGILIEYGFHATPFGECIIGVTGRGICHLSFLQEDNRSTAIEELESAWGNASVRENSRNTEVMANAIFHRKPGAQEKLSVLVKGTNFQVKVWNALLEVPYGTVSTYQSLARHIEEPKALQAVGTAVGANPIAYLIPCHRIIRKNLIIGEYHWGTERKKAMLGWEMAKTAI
- a CDS encoding YCF48-related protein — protein: MITKSISVLFLLSCLFSGTTVQAQHIELLTSGTETSLRGLSVVNDAVIWVSGSKGKVGRSMDGGKTWIWTTVPGYEQRDFRDIEAFDEKTAVIIAIAEPANILKTTDGGKTWKTVFTDTTKGMFLDAMDFIDNKRGIVVGDPIDGKVYLATTDDGGSSWKKFTATTLPAMEGEGFFAASGTNIRYQKNGLFTIVSGGKVARLLDPQRTVTLDIIQGREMTGPNSIAINGNHAVIVAGDYDNQPDTTGNCLLSTDGMKTWHAPVTGPRAYRSCVAYITPEQLITCGVPGVDISIDGGNNWKLISPDGYHVCQKAKKGKAVYLAGGKGRIGKLVW
- a CDS encoding NUDIX hydrolase — its product is MTDAILNLAKRIKSIADTGLVYNTNDYDRERYAELLEISHELTSTLIGQPVEVIRNFYAPNKDYPTPKVDVRGLLLNEAGEILLAREMADGKWTLPGGWADIGLSPSQVIEKEFREETGLEVKATRLLAVFDKRCHPHPPQAFYVYKFGLLCEVTGELRLQKGFDILDVGFFPVDQLPELSEDRILRSQIELLYKLAGERGSAAYFD